One stretch of Amycolatopsis tolypomycina DNA includes these proteins:
- a CDS encoding DUF4142 domain-containing protein: MPDHRGMTGRAKARTALVVVATLAVVGVGSVMVLQANAQTAPGSTQAGVPAPDMAGMQMGSAAQAGADSSTIAGAGPVTELDKTFLIKVRQAGLWEIPAGDLAQTNASSEQVKRAGLHLLDGHSHLDQLVREDAKMLGVQLPDKATAEQQDWVRQLTNAKGAEFDKLFANVLRSSHGKIFATIAEVRAGTQNDVIRRHATQANATVLDHMTVLEDTGLVDAKTIAEVATAVNPPAK; the protein is encoded by the coding sequence ATGCCGGATCACCGTGGTATGACGGGCCGCGCCAAGGCCCGGACCGCGCTGGTCGTCGTGGCCACGCTCGCCGTGGTCGGCGTGGGCTCGGTGATGGTGCTGCAGGCCAATGCCCAGACCGCGCCCGGCTCGACGCAAGCCGGGGTCCCGGCGCCCGACATGGCCGGCATGCAGATGGGCTCGGCCGCGCAGGCCGGAGCCGACAGCAGCACCATCGCCGGCGCCGGGCCGGTCACCGAGCTCGACAAGACGTTCCTGATCAAGGTCCGCCAGGCCGGGCTCTGGGAGATCCCCGCCGGTGACCTCGCGCAGACCAACGCCAGCAGCGAACAGGTGAAGCGCGCCGGGCTCCACCTGCTGGACGGGCACTCGCACCTCGACCAGCTCGTCCGCGAGGACGCGAAGATGCTCGGCGTGCAACTGCCGGACAAGGCGACCGCCGAACAACAGGACTGGGTCCGCCAGCTGACCAACGCCAAGGGCGCCGAGTTCGACAAGCTGTTCGCGAACGTGCTGCGCTCGTCGCACGGCAAGATCTTCGCCACCATCGCCGAAGTCCGCGCGGGCACGCAGAACGACGTCATCCGGCGGCACGCGACGCAGGCGAACGCGACCGTCCTCGACCACATGACCGTCCTGGAGGACACCGGTCTGGTCGACGCCAAGACGATCGCGGAGGTCGCCACGGCGGTGAACCCGCCGGCGAAGTGA
- a CDS encoding methane monooxygenase, with protein sequence MSRQSVAKAHQKIQELSWEPAYHTPVSHYGTDYTFRKAKKKDPLKQVLRSYFPMQEEKDHRVYGAEDGAIRGNMFRQVQERWLEWQKLFLSIIPLPEISAARAMPLLFRTVPNPELHNGQAIQMIDEVRHSTIQQNLKRLYMQNYIDPAGFNSSLRNFQNDYCGTIGRQFAEGFITGDAITAASIYLTIVAETAFTNTLFVAMPAEAAANGDYLLPTVFHSVQSDESRHISNGYATLLMALSDESNHQLLERDLRYAWWNNHAVVDAAIGTFIEYGTKDRRKDRESYAEMWRRWIYDDYYRSYLVPLEKYGLVIPHDLIEEAWNRIWNKGYVHEVAQFFATGWLANYWRIDPMTDEDFEWFEYKYPGWYDKYGKWWENYNRLATPNGHHPIVAENVDYVYPHRCWTCMVPCLIREDMVVDQVDGQHRTYCSETCRWTDAEAFRPTYQGRNTPNMGKLVGAREWETLYHGWNWADVVSDMGFVRDDGKTMVAQPHLDLDPKKMWTLDHLRRMPAVQSPNVLLNQMTDAERAAFVADYHRQGPAGRPAPQA encoded by the coding sequence ATGAGTCGCCAGAGTGTGGCGAAAGCCCACCAGAAGATCCAGGAACTGTCGTGGGAACCGGCGTACCACACCCCGGTTTCGCACTACGGCACCGACTACACCTTCCGCAAGGCCAAGAAGAAGGACCCGCTGAAGCAGGTCCTCCGCTCGTACTTCCCGATGCAGGAGGAAAAGGACCACCGGGTCTACGGCGCCGAGGACGGCGCGATCCGCGGCAACATGTTCCGCCAGGTCCAGGAACGCTGGCTGGAGTGGCAGAAGCTGTTCCTGTCGATCATCCCGCTGCCGGAGATCTCCGCCGCGCGGGCGATGCCGCTGCTGTTCCGCACGGTCCCGAACCCGGAACTGCACAACGGCCAGGCGATCCAGATGATCGACGAGGTCCGGCACTCGACGATCCAGCAGAACCTCAAGCGCCTGTACATGCAGAACTACATCGACCCGGCGGGCTTCAACTCGAGCCTGCGCAACTTCCAGAACGACTACTGCGGCACCATCGGCCGCCAGTTCGCCGAAGGCTTCATCACCGGTGACGCCATCACCGCGGCGAGCATCTACCTCACGATCGTCGCCGAAACGGCGTTCACGAACACGCTGTTCGTCGCGATGCCGGCCGAGGCCGCCGCGAACGGCGACTACCTGCTGCCCACGGTGTTCCACTCGGTGCAGTCCGACGAATCCCGCCACATCAGCAACGGCTACGCGACGCTGCTGATGGCGCTGTCGGACGAAAGCAACCACCAGCTGCTCGAACGCGACCTGCGGTACGCGTGGTGGAACAACCACGCCGTCGTCGACGCCGCGATCGGCACGTTCATCGAATACGGCACCAAGGACCGCCGCAAGGACCGCGAAAGCTACGCGGAAATGTGGCGCCGCTGGATCTACGACGACTACTACCGCTCCTACCTCGTCCCGCTGGAGAAGTACGGGCTCGTCATCCCGCACGACCTCATCGAAGAAGCCTGGAACCGGATCTGGAACAAGGGTTACGTCCACGAAGTCGCGCAGTTCTTCGCCACCGGGTGGCTCGCCAACTACTGGCGCATCGACCCGATGACCGACGAGGACTTCGAGTGGTTCGAGTACAAGTACCCGGGCTGGTACGACAAGTACGGCAAGTGGTGGGAGAACTACAACCGCCTGGCCACGCCGAACGGGCACCACCCGATCGTCGCCGAGAACGTCGACTACGTGTACCCGCACCGCTGCTGGACCTGCATGGTGCCGTGCCTCATCCGCGAGGACATGGTGGTCGACCAGGTCGACGGCCAGCACCGGACGTACTGCTCGGAGACCTGCCGCTGGACCGACGCCGAGGCGTTCCGGCCCACCTACCAGGGCCGCAACACCCCGAACATGGGCAAGCTGGTCGGCGCCCGCGAGTGGGAGACGCTCTACCACGGCTGGAACTGGGCCGACGTCGTCTCCGACATGGGCTTCGTCCGCGACGACGGCAAGACCATGGTCGCCCAGCCCCACCTGGACCTCGACCCGAAGAAGATGTGGACGCTCGACCACCTGCGCCGGATGCCGGCGGTGCAGTCGCCGAACGTGCTGCTCAACCAGATGACCGACGCCGAGCGTGCCGCGTTCGTCGCCGACTACCACCGCCAGGGCCCGGCCGGGCGCCCGGCGCCGCAGGCCTGA
- a CDS encoding DUF5655 domain-containing protein, with amino-acid sequence MATRWTCPRCDREFARARQGHTCVPGCTVEETFAGKPPWQRAVYDAVLDHLRTLGEVHEDAVKVGVFLKRDRKLAELRPRSKDVLVYLWLPRPVETARIAPASWASGPRAGHRLSLRGVSDVDDEVRGWLTAAFAVS; translated from the coding sequence ATGGCGACCCGCTGGACGTGCCCGCGATGCGACCGCGAGTTCGCGCGCGCCCGCCAAGGGCACACGTGCGTCCCCGGCTGCACGGTCGAGGAGACGTTCGCCGGCAAGCCGCCGTGGCAGCGCGCGGTCTACGACGCCGTCCTCGACCACCTGCGCACGCTCGGCGAGGTCCACGAGGACGCCGTCAAGGTCGGCGTGTTCCTCAAGCGGGACCGGAAGCTGGCCGAGCTGCGCCCGCGCTCGAAGGACGTGCTCGTGTACCTGTGGCTGCCGCGGCCGGTGGAAACGGCCCGCATCGCCCCGGCGAGCTGGGCGAGCGGGCCGCGGGCCGGGCACCGGCTGAGCCTGCGCGGGGTGTCCGATGTGGACGACGAAGTCCGCGGCTGGCTGACCGCGGCCTTCGCCGTCTCCTGA
- a CDS encoding NADH:ubiquinone reductase (Na(+)-transporting) subunit F yields MAEKHRVRFEPVGIEIDVAEDQTILRAAAEQGVMLMHGCKEGQCAACKSFLLDGDDVEHDRYSTFALPDYEKEEGFTLLCRAHAYEDLTIELLNYDEEMIQSGLPIQEATVEVVANDPVTHDLRHLVVRLDGDLKFFPGQYLDFAVPGTEETRSFSMANTSARDGLLEFVVKIYPDGLFSRFLSTEVAVGDRLRVTGPFGVFTLRDNPGADLVFVGGGAGMAPILSLLRSMAERGIDRKAVFYYGARRRHDLCFEAELRALEEKLPGFRYVPALSEPGDDDWTGETGFVTDVLRRAGVDLTGADAYVCGPPPMVEAALELLPALGVDGKRVFYDKFTTTGEG; encoded by the coding sequence ATGGCGGAGAAGCATCGGGTCCGGTTCGAGCCGGTCGGGATCGAGATCGACGTCGCCGAGGACCAGACGATCCTGCGCGCCGCCGCCGAGCAGGGCGTCATGCTCATGCACGGCTGCAAGGAAGGACAGTGCGCGGCCTGCAAGTCGTTCCTCCTCGACGGCGACGACGTCGAACACGACCGGTACTCGACCTTCGCGCTTCCCGACTACGAAAAAGAGGAAGGCTTCACGCTGCTGTGCCGGGCCCACGCCTACGAAGACCTGACGATCGAGCTGCTCAACTACGACGAGGAGATGATCCAGTCCGGCCTGCCGATCCAGGAGGCCACGGTCGAGGTCGTGGCGAACGATCCGGTGACCCACGACCTGCGGCACCTCGTGGTCCGGCTGGACGGCGACCTGAAGTTCTTCCCCGGCCAGTACCTGGACTTCGCGGTCCCGGGCACCGAGGAGACGCGGTCGTTCTCGATGGCCAACACCTCGGCGCGCGACGGCTTGCTGGAGTTCGTCGTCAAGATCTACCCCGACGGGTTGTTCTCCCGGTTCCTGTCCACCGAAGTCGCGGTCGGCGACCGGCTCCGGGTGACCGGCCCGTTCGGGGTGTTCACCCTCCGCGACAACCCGGGCGCGGACCTCGTCTTCGTCGGCGGCGGGGCCGGGATGGCGCCGATCCTGTCGCTGCTGCGGTCGATGGCCGAGCGTGGGATCGACCGGAAGGCCGTCTTCTACTACGGCGCCCGCCGCCGGCACGACCTCTGCTTCGAGGCCGAGCTGCGGGCGCTGGAGGAGAAACTCCCGGGCTTCCGGTACGTCCCCGCGCTGTCCGAGCCGGGTGACGACGACTGGACCGGCGAAACCGGCTTCGTCACCGACGTCCTGCGCCGGGCCGGCGTCGACCTCACGGGCGCCGACGCCTACGTCTGCGGGCCACCGCCGATGGTCGAGGCGGCGCTGGAGCTGCTGCCCGCGCTCGGCGTCGACGGCAAGCGCGTCTTCTACGACAAGTTCACCACCACGGGCGAAGGGTAG
- a CDS encoding class I SAM-dependent methyltransferase: MNRVEQKHATSFGAAAAAYAEHRPDYAAAAVRWALDLAPGPRVLDLGAGTGKLTATLVALGLDVTAVEPDPAMLGELRRALPDVRARPGSAEAIPLPDASVDAVLAGNALHWFDMAVAGPEIARVLAPGGVLAGLWNVVDDRAGWVAGLARVAGRAVIGPRDTPAGWRAETAGILRPAPERAAFPHGQRRTADALVATLATRAGVLVMPPRERADTLSRLRAFLAAQPETADGEFTLPMLTCVLRGRRGYP, encoded by the coding sequence GTGAACCGCGTGGAGCAGAAGCACGCCACGTCGTTCGGCGCGGCGGCCGCGGCCTACGCCGAGCACCGCCCGGACTACGCGGCGGCCGCGGTGCGCTGGGCACTCGACCTCGCGCCCGGACCGCGGGTGCTCGACCTCGGCGCCGGAACCGGCAAGCTCACCGCCACGCTGGTGGCCCTGGGACTCGACGTGACCGCGGTCGAGCCCGATCCGGCCATGCTGGGCGAGCTGCGCCGCGCCCTGCCGGACGTCCGGGCCCGGCCGGGCAGCGCCGAGGCGATCCCGCTGCCGGACGCGTCCGTCGACGCGGTGCTGGCCGGCAACGCCCTGCACTGGTTCGACATGGCCGTCGCCGGTCCCGAGATCGCGCGGGTCCTGGCGCCCGGTGGCGTCCTGGCCGGGCTGTGGAACGTCGTGGACGACCGGGCCGGCTGGGTGGCCGGGCTGGCGCGGGTCGCCGGACGCGCGGTGATCGGGCCGCGGGACACGCCCGCCGGGTGGCGCGCCGAAACGGCCGGGATACTGCGGCCGGCGCCGGAGCGGGCCGCCTTCCCGCACGGGCAACGCCGCACGGCCGACGCGCTGGTGGCGACCCTGGCCACCCGGGCGGGCGTGCTGGTCATGCCGCCCCGGGAACGCGCGGACACGCTCAGCCGGCTCCGCGCTTTCCTGGCCGCCCAGCCGGAAACCGCGGACGGCGAGTTCACCCTTCCGATGCTGACCTGCGTGCTGCGCGGCCGCCGCGGGTACCCGTGA
- a CDS encoding helix-turn-helix domain-containing protein, with the protein MPASPLLRQVLDELAADDAVLDELVKAARSQSPEVARLPEAENRRHVQFLLSAALRATTNPDTADYTTAEALGADRAAQGVPLADLLGGVQAGKTLAARFAVERARAAGLSDEVILETILDAERYTGALERHIVKGYHAAELQLSRTVRDARTQLLRTLLLAGPRPAPEELRAAGLRPDGRYSCVVSDVSDPARARTLEQALLEFGGVYGLVEGRLTGLAARPPAGVPLAGGVVLVVAPPAALPELTEVHRLCTAAARLAGPGHHDLTALAGEVALAAQPRLAELLTTGLLGALDRGNAFHRELAATALAYLDHGQRLRPTAEALHLHPNTVRYRLDRLAELTPVALAENSGGGVLDALRSWWALHHWLGGR; encoded by the coding sequence GTGCCGGCCTCGCCACTGCTCCGGCAGGTGCTGGACGAGCTGGCCGCCGACGACGCCGTCCTGGACGAGCTGGTGAAGGCCGCGCGGAGCCAGTCACCCGAGGTCGCGCGGCTGCCGGAGGCGGAGAACCGGCGGCACGTCCAGTTCCTGCTGTCGGCCGCGCTGCGCGCCACGACCAACCCCGACACCGCGGACTACACGACCGCCGAGGCGCTGGGCGCCGACCGCGCCGCGCAGGGCGTCCCGCTCGCCGACCTGCTGGGCGGGGTCCAGGCGGGCAAGACACTCGCGGCCCGGTTCGCCGTCGAACGCGCGCGGGCCGCCGGACTGTCCGACGAGGTCATCCTCGAGACGATCCTCGACGCCGAGCGCTACACCGGCGCGCTCGAACGGCACATCGTCAAGGGCTACCACGCGGCCGAGCTGCAGCTGTCGCGCACGGTGCGCGACGCGCGGACCCAGCTGCTGCGCACCCTCCTGCTGGCCGGTCCCCGGCCGGCACCGGAGGAGCTCCGGGCCGCGGGGCTGCGGCCCGACGGCCGGTACTCCTGCGTGGTTTCCGACGTCAGCGACCCGGCGCGGGCCCGCACCCTCGAACAGGCGCTGCTGGAGTTCGGCGGGGTGTACGGGCTGGTCGAGGGCAGGCTCACCGGCCTGGCCGCGCGCCCGCCGGCCGGGGTGCCGCTCGCCGGCGGCGTCGTGCTGGTCGTCGCACCCCCGGCCGCGCTGCCCGAACTGACGGAGGTGCACCGGCTCTGCACGGCGGCCGCGCGGCTCGCCGGGCCCGGCCACCACGACCTGACGGCGCTGGCGGGCGAAGTCGCGCTGGCGGCCCAGCCGCGGCTGGCGGAGCTGCTCACCACGGGCCTGCTCGGCGCGCTCGACCGCGGCAACGCGTTCCACCGCGAGCTGGCGGCAACGGCGCTGGCCTACCTCGACCACGGCCAGCGCCTGCGTCCCACGGCGGAGGCCCTGCACCTGCACCCGAACACGGTCCGCTACCGCCTCGACCGGCTGGCCGAGCTCACCCCGGTGGCCCTGGCGGAGAACAGCGGCGGCGGCGTGCTCGACGCCCTCCGGTCGTGGTGGGCCCTGCACCACTGGCTCGGCGGCCGCTAG
- a CDS encoding YncE family protein, producing the protein MRNPRRKRSYLSRLACLTASVALLATGAAVPATGAAAALREVMFVGNNWEGTADVIQSRGSFAKIGRVNIIPDKDERLTEIYLNPIKLAFFLGIRNGPGEGHDQFVDDMYTTPDGGSVVASRPSFADVVSINLTTGRINWRFPVSGFRSDHMAVSPDGRRVAVSASTSNTVHVLDIVTGQQVGSFATGDKPHENVFTDGGRYLWNMSIGEVNTDLDDPGWDFTKGDRRITVVDAATFRQVKVIDMRQRLDAFGRSDLSDAVRPVAFTPDGSKLYFQVSFFNGFAEYDVATDKITRVKELPKNPATSDDRKTFVNDSRHHGMSMNPAGTKLCVAGTMDDYATVVDRATLQQGTLVPAVKPYWATVSGDGSACVISEAGADQVTAIDFATGRKLLSVPVGDHPQRVRIGHVPDGWTGPARS; encoded by the coding sequence GTGCGCAATCCCCGCCGGAAACGGTCGTACCTCTCGCGCCTGGCCTGCCTCACCGCCTCGGTCGCCCTGCTGGCGACCGGCGCCGCGGTGCCGGCCACCGGCGCCGCGGCGGCCCTGCGGGAGGTGATGTTCGTCGGCAACAACTGGGAAGGCACGGCGGACGTCATCCAGTCCCGCGGCTCGTTCGCCAAGATCGGCCGGGTGAACATCATCCCCGACAAGGACGAGCGGCTGACGGAGATCTACCTCAACCCGATCAAGCTGGCGTTCTTCCTCGGCATCCGCAACGGGCCCGGCGAAGGGCACGACCAGTTCGTCGACGACATGTACACCACGCCGGACGGCGGCTCGGTGGTGGCGTCGCGGCCGAGCTTCGCCGACGTCGTCTCGATCAACCTGACGACCGGCCGGATCAACTGGCGCTTCCCGGTCTCGGGCTTCCGCTCCGACCACATGGCGGTCTCGCCGGACGGCCGCCGCGTCGCCGTCTCCGCCTCGACGTCCAACACCGTGCACGTGCTGGACATCGTCACCGGGCAGCAGGTCGGCTCCTTCGCCACCGGCGACAAGCCGCACGAGAACGTGTTCACCGACGGCGGCCGGTACCTGTGGAACATGTCGATCGGCGAGGTCAACACCGACCTCGACGACCCGGGCTGGGACTTCACCAAGGGGGACCGGCGGATCACCGTGGTCGACGCGGCGACCTTCCGCCAGGTCAAGGTGATCGACATGCGCCAGCGGCTCGACGCCTTCGGCCGCAGCGACCTCTCCGACGCCGTGCGGCCGGTCGCGTTCACCCCGGACGGGTCGAAGCTGTACTTCCAGGTGTCGTTCTTCAATGGTTTCGCCGAGTACGACGTGGCGACCGACAAGATCACCCGGGTCAAGGAACTGCCGAAGAACCCGGCGACGAGCGACGACCGCAAGACGTTCGTCAACGACTCCCGCCACCACGGCATGTCGATGAACCCGGCGGGCACCAAGCTCTGCGTTGCGGGCACGATGGACGACTACGCCACGGTCGTCGACCGCGCCACGCTGCAGCAGGGCACCCTGGTGCCGGCGGTGAAGCCGTACTGGGCCACGGTGAGCGGCGACGGCAGCGCCTGCGTGATTTCCGAAGCCGGCGCCGACCAGGTGACGGCGATCGACTTCGCGACCGGGCGGAAGCTGCTGTCGGTCCCGGTGGGCGACCATCCGCAGCGGGTCCGCATCGGCCACGTGCCCGACGGCTGGACGGGTCCCGCGCGGTCCTGA
- a CDS encoding sigma-54-dependent Fis family transcriptional regulator translates to MDEIAPGTLLADDALARSRVCFLTSEPVPDGAVRPTILASWRRSREFRVDADRIDPRYLGDQNLDIPLMRGAEPVLAKLGEQFEGQPISLILTDTSGVVLTQRTGDADLARHLERVELVPGFSYGEQSVGTNGIGTALEDGRPTTVFGHEHYAEHLENLACAGVPIHHPISGKKVGAVDLTCWYKDAGGLLVALARSTAEQIRQALLRHSDLREMLLFQAYLQTCRRWTGIVLAFNEDIVMMNDRARQLLDPADQSVLLGHATEALAEGRPTPATLALSSGLRVRVLCRRVAGRREAETAGGVLSVKLIEAEKTLAVPTPMLPMYLPGVVGSAPLWLRCGHDLDTGHQHGEWVALEGEPGTGKLTLAKGIHQRHHPAARLVTVDAVLAPDWAALLRDHAETPIRTLVIRHADRLMAPAATALAAALRTLREDASAPWVVLTLVPEAETEPALAELLKSFPRTVRVPPLRHHVDDLAELVPLLLSKLGYGGRLTCSAAALHLLMRAEWPGNTGQLHQVLRKVAQRRRAGTIRPGDLPAEFHAVTRRPLNRFESIERDAIVRCLEDADGNKVRAAKLLGISRATIYRKIHEYGIVPPAR, encoded by the coding sequence GTGGACGAGATCGCGCCCGGCACCCTGCTCGCCGACGACGCGCTCGCCCGCAGCCGGGTGTGCTTCCTGACCTCCGAACCGGTGCCCGACGGCGCGGTCCGGCCGACGATCCTGGCCTCGTGGCGGCGGTCGCGGGAGTTCCGCGTCGACGCCGACCGGATCGACCCGCGCTACCTCGGCGACCAGAACCTCGACATCCCGCTCATGCGCGGCGCCGAACCCGTGCTGGCCAAGCTGGGCGAGCAGTTCGAGGGCCAGCCGATCAGCCTCATCCTCACCGACACGAGCGGGGTCGTGCTCACCCAGCGGACCGGCGACGCCGACCTGGCCCGGCACCTCGAGCGCGTCGAACTGGTGCCCGGGTTCAGCTACGGCGAGCAGTCCGTCGGCACCAACGGCATCGGCACCGCGCTGGAGGACGGGCGGCCGACGACGGTGTTCGGCCACGAGCACTACGCCGAGCACCTGGAGAACCTGGCCTGCGCCGGGGTGCCGATCCACCATCCGATCTCGGGCAAGAAGGTCGGCGCCGTCGACCTCACCTGCTGGTACAAGGACGCGGGCGGCCTGCTCGTCGCGCTGGCCCGGTCGACGGCCGAGCAGATCCGCCAGGCCCTGCTGCGGCACAGCGACCTGCGGGAGATGCTGCTGTTCCAGGCTTACCTGCAGACCTGCCGCCGGTGGACGGGCATCGTGCTGGCGTTCAACGAGGACATCGTGATGATGAACGACCGGGCCCGGCAGCTGCTGGACCCGGCCGACCAGTCGGTGCTGCTCGGCCACGCCACCGAAGCGCTGGCCGAGGGCCGCCCGACGCCGGCGACCCTCGCCCTCTCGAGCGGGCTGCGGGTGCGCGTGCTGTGCCGGCGCGTCGCGGGCCGCCGCGAAGCCGAGACCGCGGGCGGCGTGCTGTCGGTGAAGCTGATCGAGGCCGAGAAGACCCTCGCCGTCCCGACGCCGATGCTGCCGATGTACCTGCCCGGCGTCGTCGGCTCGGCGCCGCTGTGGCTGCGCTGCGGGCACGACCTCGACACCGGCCACCAGCACGGCGAGTGGGTCGCCCTGGAAGGCGAGCCCGGGACCGGCAAGCTGACCCTGGCGAAGGGCATCCACCAGCGCCACCACCCGGCGGCGCGGCTGGTCACCGTCGACGCGGTCCTCGCCCCGGACTGGGCCGCGCTGCTGCGCGACCACGCCGAGACCCCGATCCGGACCCTGGTGATCCGGCACGCCGACCGCCTCATGGCCCCGGCCGCCACCGCATTGGCGGCGGCCCTGCGCACCCTGCGCGAGGACGCGAGCGCGCCGTGGGTGGTGCTCACGCTCGTGCCCGAGGCCGAGACCGAACCGGCGCTGGCCGAGCTGCTGAAGTCCTTCCCCCGGACGGTGCGGGTGCCGCCGCTGCGCCACCACGTCGACGACCTCGCCGAGCTCGTCCCGCTGCTGCTGAGCAAGCTCGGCTACGGCGGCAGGCTGACGTGCTCGGCCGCGGCGCTGCACCTGCTGATGCGGGCGGAGTGGCCGGGCAACACCGGCCAGCTCCACCAGGTGCTGCGCAAGGTGGCCCAGCGCCGCCGCGCGGGCACCATCCGGCCCGGCGACCTCCCGGCGGAGTTCCACGCGGTGACCCGGCGGCCGCTGAACCGGTTCGAGTCGATCGAGCGGGACGCCATCGTGCGGTGCCTGGAGGACGCCGACGGCAACAAGGTCCGGGCGGCGAAGCTGCTCGGCATTTCACGCGCGACGATCTACCGCAAGATCCACGAGTACGGCATCGTGCCCCCGGCCCGGTAG
- a CDS encoding DUF2945 domain-containing protein, with the protein MTQEFEKGDRVRWDAGNQSSVGTVEEKITEDTHAGKRDVKASPDNPQYLVRSEKSGKTAVHHPDKLHKA; encoded by the coding sequence ATGACCCAGGAATTCGAGAAAGGCGACCGCGTCCGGTGGGACGCGGGCAACCAGAGCTCCGTCGGCACCGTCGAGGAGAAGATCACCGAGGACACCCACGCCGGCAAGCGGGACGTCAAAGCATCCCCCGACAACCCCCAATACCTCGTCCGCAGCGAAAAGTCCGGCAAGACCGCCGTCCATCACCCGGACAAGCTTCACAAGGCCTGA
- a CDS encoding MarR family transcriptional regulator produces MQPHEDADVAALDSLTVVLVGIAWECAHAAPPEVSFPQTRLLLVLDRLGRVPSSQLATAMGVNASSVTRLADRLEALGYVARGRSPGNRSVVTLEVTESGHEIVARMLERRHAALGALLDKLPPAERAAAGEAARQLLHAAATIPALGPAAL; encoded by the coding sequence ATGCAACCCCACGAAGACGCGGACGTGGCCGCCCTCGACAGCCTCACCGTGGTGCTGGTGGGGATCGCGTGGGAATGCGCGCACGCGGCCCCGCCCGAGGTGTCGTTCCCGCAGACGCGCCTGCTGCTCGTCCTCGACCGCCTGGGCCGGGTCCCCAGTTCGCAGCTGGCGACGGCGATGGGCGTCAACGCGTCCTCGGTGACGCGGCTGGCGGACCGGCTCGAAGCCCTCGGGTACGTCGCCCGCGGCCGCAGCCCGGGCAACCGCAGCGTCGTCACGCTGGAGGTCACCGAGTCCGGCCACGAGATCGTGGCCCGGATGCTCGAACGGCGGCACGCGGCGCTGGGGGCCCTGCTGGACAAGCTGCCGCCGGCGGAGCGGGCGGCCGCGGGCGAGGCGGCCCGGCAGCTGCTGCACGCGGCCGCGACCATCCCGGCGCTCGGTCCGGCCGCGCTGTGA
- a CDS encoding HIT family protein: MAELRRMPAITSTGECVFCAIGSGQAPAAFVHEDDDFVAVVDLRPVTTGHLLVLPRAHHADLASLPPAAGARMFTIAQELAAALRRTDLRCEAINLFLADGKAAGQEIPHVHLHVIPRFAGDGFVLNADWRVRPREELVEVAEKVRAARQAL, from the coding sequence ATGGCTGAACTCCGCCGTATGCCGGCCATCACGTCGACCGGAGAATGCGTTTTCTGCGCCATCGGCTCGGGCCAGGCCCCGGCGGCGTTCGTCCACGAGGACGACGACTTCGTGGCGGTCGTCGACCTGCGCCCGGTGACCACGGGCCACCTGCTGGTCCTCCCCCGGGCCCACCACGCGGACCTGGCGTCCCTGCCGCCCGCGGCGGGCGCGCGGATGTTCACGATCGCCCAGGAGCTGGCGGCGGCGCTGCGGCGCACGGACCTGCGCTGCGAGGCGATCAACCTGTTCCTGGCCGACGGAAAGGCCGCGGGCCAGGAGATCCCGCACGTCCACCTGCACGTGATCCCCCGGTTCGCGGGCGACGGGTTCGTGCTGAACGCGGACTGGCGGGTGCGGCCGCGGGAGGAGCTGGTGGAGGTCGCGGAGAAGGTGCGGGCGGCGCGTCAGGCCTTGTGA